A genomic window from Candidatus Liberibacter americanus str. Sao Paulo includes:
- a CDS encoding ribosomal protein bL36: MKIRNSLRVLKTRHRENRLVRRKNKIYVINKLNPRYKVRQG, translated from the coding sequence GTGAAAATAAGAAACTCTTTGCGAGTGCTTAAGACGCGTCATCGTGAAAACAGATTAGTGCGTCGCAAAAATAAAATTTATGTTATTAATAAGCTTAATCCGCGTTACAAAGTTAGACAAGGATAG
- a CDS encoding 5-(carboxyamino)imidazole ribonucleotide synthase, which produces MKQKTIGIIGGGQLARMLSMAAARLGFNVIILDPNNKCPANQVAKRQIIENHNNIEALNDIASLCDYITYESENIPIESIEYLSKIRPVYPSSNAIMIAQDRLYEKRFFQDAGLNTATFYEINSQKELSNVISKTTEKGILKTRRMGYDGKGQKTYNPGDPIDNLYSLLGNNHLIFENFIKFEKEISIIAARATDGSICIYDPIENQHIDGILHKSIVPANISIKTSDLAQNATEKILNLLNYIGVLCVEFFVTHDEQIIVNEMAPRVHNSGHWTEAACTISQFEQHIRSISHLPIINPYRHSNCVMHNLLGFEITQIDKWLKCNASLIHIYGKSKALPKRKMGHVTQILPKN; this is translated from the coding sequence ATGAAACAAAAAACTATTGGGATCATAGGAGGAGGACAGTTAGCACGCATGTTATCTATGGCTGCTGCTAGACTAGGTTTTAACGTAATTATTCTAGATCCTAACAATAAATGCCCAGCAAATCAGGTTGCCAAAAGGCAAATTATAGAGAACCACAATAATATAGAAGCATTAAATGATATTGCCAGCCTTTGCGATTATATAACATATGAATCTGAGAATATTCCGATAGAATCAATTGAATATCTCTCTAAGATACGACCTGTATATCCATCATCAAATGCGATTATGATTGCGCAAGATCGTTTATATGAAAAGAGATTTTTTCAAGATGCCGGACTTAATACAGCAACTTTTTATGAAATTAATTCCCAAAAAGAACTATCAAATGTTATATCTAAAACTACAGAAAAAGGAATACTAAAAACTCGGCGCATGGGATATGACGGCAAAGGACAAAAAACATATAATCCAGGTGACCCTATTGATAACCTTTACTCTCTTCTAGGCAATAATCATCTTATCTTTGAAAATTTTATAAAATTTGAAAAAGAAATTTCAATTATTGCAGCACGTGCAACTGATGGATCTATATGCATTTATGATCCAATAGAGAACCAACATATTGATGGAATATTACATAAATCTATAGTTCCAGCTAATATTAGCATAAAAACATCAGATCTAGCTCAAAATGCAACAGAAAAGATTTTAAATTTACTAAATTATATTGGAGTTCTTTGTGTTGAGTTTTTTGTCACACATGATGAACAAATTATTGTGAATGAAATGGCGCCCAGAGTACACAATTCTGGACATTGGACGGAAGCAGCTTGTACTATTTCTCAATTTGAACAACACATTCGTAGCATTTCACATCTTCCCATTATCAATCCCTATCGACACTCAAACTGTGTAATGCATAATTTGCTAGGATTTGAGATAACACAAATAGATAAATGGCTTAAATGTAATGCAAGCTTAATCCATATTTACGGAAAATCAAAAGCATTGCCGAAAAGAAAAATGGGCCATGTCACACAGATATTACCTAAAAATTAA
- the purE gene encoding 5-(carboxyamino)imidazole ribonucleotide mutase → MSIAPPIAIIMGSQSDWKIMKHTADMLDTIGVDYEARIISAHRTPNRLIEFSNNARFEGFKLIIAGAGGAAHLPGMLASMTSIPVLGVPIMSQALRGLDSLLSIVQMPTGIPVGTMAIGKSGAINAALLAIAILALSDENLTERLDDWRNQQTSSVSNYPKDFSI, encoded by the coding sequence ATGAGTATAGCACCACCTATTGCCATTATTATGGGAAGCCAATCTGACTGGAAAATCATGAAACATACAGCAGACATGTTGGATACAATAGGAGTTGATTATGAAGCACGCATTATCTCAGCCCATCGTACTCCTAATAGATTAATAGAATTTTCTAATAATGCACGCTTTGAAGGATTTAAGTTGATAATTGCAGGAGCTGGTGGAGCCGCACATCTCCCTGGCATGTTGGCGTCTATGACATCTATTCCTGTTTTAGGTGTCCCAATAATGTCGCAGGCTCTAAGAGGATTAGATAGTCTTTTATCGATAGTGCAAATGCCTACAGGCATCCCAGTAGGAACTATGGCTATTGGAAAATCTGGAGCAATTAATGCCGCCCTACTAGCAATTGCAATACTTGCACTAAGCGATGAAAATCTTACTGAACGCTTAGACGATTGGAGAAATCAACAAACATCATCTGTTTCCAATTATCCCAAGGATTTTTCAATATGA
- a CDS encoding inositol monophosphatase family protein translates to MPRSALLNVMVEAALKAGRSLLRDFGDVQNLQISLKGPADFVTQADLKSQEIIYQQLSHARPNYGFCGEEGEYIRGKDSNVRWIVDPLDGTTNFLHAIPHFCVSIALERNNEIVASVIFSPITDELYTAERGSGAFLNDRRIRVASRRMLSKSVICCGIPHLGFDKKDDFIVILRRIMDRVAGVRRFGAAALDLAYIAAGRFDGFWEVGLSPWDMAAGIMLIREAGGLATDFSGGNMMFETKSIVAGNSYIHKEILRIVGN, encoded by the coding sequence ATGCCTAGATCTGCGCTTCTTAATGTTATGGTAGAAGCTGCTTTAAAAGCAGGAAGGTCCTTATTACGTGATTTTGGCGATGTTCAGAATTTACAGATATCTCTTAAAGGTCCAGCTGATTTTGTAACTCAAGCTGATTTAAAGTCTCAAGAGATCATTTATCAACAGCTGTCTCATGCTCGTCCTAACTATGGATTTTGTGGCGAGGAAGGGGAATATATTCGGGGGAAAGATAGTAATGTTCGTTGGATTGTTGATCCGTTAGATGGAACAACTAATTTTCTTCATGCTATCCCGCATTTTTGTGTTTCCATTGCTTTAGAGCGTAATAATGAAATAGTAGCTAGTGTTATTTTTAGCCCTATAACAGATGAATTATACACTGCAGAACGTGGGAGTGGAGCTTTTTTAAATGACCGTCGGATACGTGTTGCTTCTCGCCGTATGCTATCTAAATCTGTGATTTGTTGTGGCATCCCGCATCTAGGTTTTGATAAAAAAGATGATTTTATCGTTATATTGCGTCGTATTATGGATAGGGTTGCTGGCGTTCGTCGTTTTGGTGCAGCAGCTCTTGATTTGGCTTATATTGCGGCAGGTAGGTTCGATGGTTTTTGGGAGGTTGGATTGTCTCCTTGGGATATGGCAGCAGGAATTATGCTTATTCGTGAAGCAGGTGGGTTAGCCACTGATTTTTCGGGTGGAAATATGATGTTTGAAACTAAGAGCATAGTAGCCGGAAACAGCTATATACATAAAGAGATATTGAGAATAGTTGGCAATTAA
- a CDS encoding phosphoserine transaminase, with protein MLDVFKPQSKPVRPFFSSGPCAKRPGWSIGDLKGALLNRSHRSALGKDKIRRAIEFTRDVLSVPSDYRIAIVPASDTGAVEMALWSLLGPRGVDVLAWESFGAGWIADIRMLEIDDVREFTAPYGHLPDFSKVNFNRDVVFVWNGTTSGVCVPDAEFIPESRDGLVICDATSAVFAQKVDLKKLDVTTFSAQKVLGGEAGFGVIILSPRSVERLENYIPARPLPKIFRMTKDGRINEELFSGHTINTPSLLCIEDYIDALLWVKKIGGVDATIERCNENSAVLFDFIHKNDWIDNLAVDLKTRSNTSVCMKIIDPDILSLGIDSQTAFAKSIVSVLENEEVAYDIGSYRDAPSGLRIWVGATISKEDLILLCDWLKWAFYFQKSAFLRAFS; from the coding sequence ATGTTAGATGTATTTAAGCCACAATCTAAGCCTGTTCGTCCTTTTTTTTCTTCTGGTCCTTGCGCGAAGCGTCCGGGATGGTCTATTGGCGATTTAAAAGGAGCGTTGCTTAACCGATCTCACAGATCTGCTCTAGGAAAAGACAAGATTAGGCGTGCAATAGAGTTTACGCGTGATGTTTTATCTGTCCCATCAGATTATCGTATTGCTATAGTTCCTGCTTCTGATACTGGAGCTGTTGAAATGGCTTTGTGGTCTTTGCTTGGTCCTCGTGGAGTTGATGTTCTTGCGTGGGAAAGTTTTGGAGCTGGTTGGATTGCAGATATTCGGATGTTAGAGATTGATGATGTGCGAGAATTTACTGCTCCTTACGGCCATCTACCAGACTTTTCTAAAGTAAACTTTAATAGAGATGTGGTTTTTGTTTGGAATGGCACAACTTCTGGTGTATGCGTGCCTGATGCTGAATTTATTCCAGAATCCAGAGATGGTTTGGTGATATGTGATGCTACTTCTGCAGTTTTTGCGCAAAAAGTTGATTTAAAAAAATTGGATGTTACTACTTTTTCTGCACAGAAAGTTTTGGGTGGAGAAGCTGGATTTGGTGTTATTATATTATCCCCGCGTTCTGTTGAACGTCTTGAAAATTATATCCCTGCTAGGCCATTGCCCAAAATTTTTCGCATGACTAAGGATGGTAGGATTAATGAGGAGCTATTCTCAGGGCACACAATAAATACTCCTTCGTTGCTATGTATAGAAGATTATATTGATGCGTTGCTTTGGGTTAAAAAAATAGGTGGAGTTGATGCTACGATTGAACGATGCAATGAAAATTCTGCTGTGTTATTTGATTTTATACATAAAAATGATTGGATTGATAATTTAGCAGTTGATTTGAAGACTCGTTCTAATACCTCTGTTTGTATGAAAATTATTGATCCTGATATTTTGTCTCTTGGCATAGATTCTCAAACAGCTTTTGCTAAATCTATAGTTTCTGTTTTGGAAAATGAAGAGGTTGCATATGATATTGGCTCATATCGCGATGCTCCTTCAGGATTACGTATTTGGGTAGGAGCTACTATCTCTAAAGAAGATCTTATATTGCTTTGTGATTGGCTAAAGTGGGCATTCTATTTTCAGAAAAGTGCTTTTTTGCGAGCTTTTTCTTGA
- the mnmA gene encoding tRNA 2-thiouridine(34) synthase MnmA yields MNNLDLDKDRKDIRVVVAMSGGVDSSVVAGMLKRDGYETIGVTLQLYPRDNMAKKSGSCCSGQDVYDARRVCESIGIPHYVFDYKERFYNSVIVPFADSYIAGETPLPCVECNRTVKFSDLLSFTRQLGADILATGHYIRSSIHVGEDGVRRRIMCRPMDSAKDQSYFLFATTKQQLCDLRFPLGDMKKEDVRKIAKEMGLKVADKSDSQDICFVQNGRYSDLVKNLHKNSSLEGDIIHLDGTVLGRHKGIVDYTIGQRRGLGVSTGEPLFVVHMDADSAKVIVGPREALEVNSIYLRDINWLGDGFFEDVATVGFKCFAKIRSSQDPVPVFVGKDINGFYVEFENGEEGVSAGQACVFYSSDSMEAIVLGGGFISYSKRSNEVEQMLFSITGKDTFSHRTR; encoded by the coding sequence ATGAATAACTTAGATTTGGATAAGGATCGCAAAGATATACGCGTTGTTGTTGCCATGTCAGGAGGAGTTGATTCTTCTGTTGTAGCTGGAATGCTAAAACGAGATGGATATGAGACTATAGGCGTCACGTTACAGCTGTATCCTAGAGATAATATGGCAAAAAAATCTGGTTCATGTTGTTCGGGCCAGGATGTTTATGATGCGCGTCGCGTTTGTGAATCTATTGGTATACCGCATTATGTTTTTGATTATAAGGAGCGTTTTTATAATTCTGTTATAGTTCCTTTTGCAGATTCATATATTGCTGGAGAAACTCCTTTGCCTTGCGTTGAGTGTAATAGAACTGTTAAATTTTCGGATTTATTGTCTTTTACACGTCAATTAGGAGCTGATATTTTAGCTACAGGTCATTACATACGTTCTAGTATTCATGTTGGAGAAGATGGGGTTCGTCGGCGTATAATGTGTCGACCTATGGATTCTGCAAAAGATCAAAGTTATTTTTTATTCGCAACTACTAAGCAGCAGTTATGCGATCTACGTTTTCCTCTTGGAGATATGAAAAAAGAAGATGTTAGAAAAATTGCAAAAGAGATGGGATTGAAAGTTGCTGATAAATCAGATAGTCAAGACATTTGTTTTGTTCAGAACGGAAGATATTCTGACTTAGTGAAAAATTTGCATAAGAATTCTTCATTAGAAGGAGATATTATACATCTAGATGGAACAGTATTAGGTCGGCATAAAGGCATTGTTGATTATACTATAGGTCAAAGGCGTGGTCTTGGTGTTTCGACTGGTGAGCCGCTTTTTGTGGTTCATATGGATGCAGATAGCGCTAAAGTAATCGTTGGTCCTAGAGAAGCATTAGAGGTTAATAGTATTTATTTGCGTGATATAAATTGGTTAGGAGATGGTTTTTTTGAAGATGTAGCAACTGTTGGCTTTAAATGTTTTGCTAAAATTCGTTCTTCACAAGATCCTGTTCCTGTATTTGTTGGGAAGGATATTAATGGATTTTATGTAGAATTTGAAAATGGTGAGGAAGGTGTTTCTGCAGGTCAGGCATGTGTATTCTATAGCTCTGATTCAATGGAGGCAATTGTTCTAGGAGGCGGATTTATTAGTTACTCTAAGCGTTCTAATGAGGTAGAGCAAATGCTGTTTTCTATAACTGGCAAAGATACTTTTAGTCATCGGACTAGATAA
- the tuf gene encoding elongation factor Tu, with the protein MAKVSFVRDRENIGVCSIGHVDHGKTTLTSAITKYYGDFTAYDQIDRAPEERSRGITISTAHVSYKTDSRSYCHVDCPGHADYVKNMITGAAQVDGAILVCSANDGAMPQTKEHILLARQVGVPSIVVYINKVDMISDADKEVIEIVEMELREILTENGFPGNEIPFIRGSAFCAMEGKNKEIGEDSIHELMKAVDSYIPTPVRDVDGPFLMNVEDVFSIGGRGTVATGRISRGSVKVGNPLEIVGIRPTASTTCTGVEMFQQVMDSGIAGDNVGILLRGIQRSDVVRGQVLCAPGSIKPHHKFRCKVYVLKKSEGGRHTAFFDNYRPQFYIGTSDVTGKVILDGDTKMVMPGDNVSITVELIYPIAIEKGRRFAIREGGRTVGAGIVTDIIE; encoded by the coding sequence ATGGCTAAGGTAAGTTTTGTTCGAGACAGAGAGAATATAGGTGTTTGTTCTATAGGTCACGTTGATCATGGTAAGACGACACTTACATCTGCTATTACGAAGTATTACGGTGATTTTACTGCGTATGATCAGATTGATAGGGCTCCGGAAGAGCGTTCGCGAGGTATTACTATTTCTACGGCGCATGTTTCCTATAAGACAGATAGCAGGTCTTATTGTCATGTTGACTGTCCTGGTCATGCTGATTATGTGAAGAATATGATAACTGGTGCTGCGCAGGTTGATGGTGCGATACTTGTTTGCTCTGCCAATGATGGTGCTATGCCTCAGACTAAGGAGCATATTCTTCTTGCTCGTCAGGTTGGTGTTCCGTCTATTGTTGTTTACATTAACAAGGTTGATATGATTAGCGATGCTGACAAAGAGGTTATCGAGATTGTTGAGATGGAGCTTCGCGAGATTTTGACCGAGAATGGTTTTCCCGGTAATGAGATACCTTTCATTAGAGGTTCTGCATTTTGTGCGATGGAGGGGAAGAATAAGGAGATAGGAGAAGATTCTATTCATGAATTGATGAAAGCGGTTGATAGTTATATTCCTACTCCTGTTAGAGATGTTGACGGACCTTTTTTGATGAATGTAGAAGATGTATTTTCTATTGGTGGTCGTGGTACTGTTGCGACTGGGCGTATTAGTAGAGGATCTGTTAAGGTAGGTAATCCCCTTGAGATAGTAGGTATTCGTCCGACGGCTAGTACGACATGTACTGGTGTTGAGATGTTTCAACAAGTGATGGATAGTGGTATTGCTGGTGATAATGTTGGGATATTGCTTAGGGGTATACAACGTTCAGATGTTGTTAGAGGGCAAGTTCTTTGTGCTCCTGGTTCTATTAAGCCGCATCATAAGTTTAGATGTAAGGTTTATGTTTTGAAGAAGTCTGAAGGTGGTCGTCATACTGCTTTTTTTGACAATTATCGTCCGCAGTTTTATATTGGTACATCTGATGTTACTGGTAAGGTTATATTGGATGGTGATACTAAGATGGTAATGCCTGGGGATAACGTTTCTATAACTGTAGAGCTTATTTATCCTATAGCTATTGAAAAAGGTCGTCGTTTTGCTATTCGTGAAGGTGGTAGAACTGTTGGTGCTGGTATTGTGACTGATATTATTGAGTGA
- the secE gene encoding preprotein translocase subunit SecE codes for MALLDFLKNVKIEVKKIIWPSRNEVVVSAILVMIMLVVSSVFFLMVDHFIGSIMSFILYVR; via the coding sequence ATGGCTTTGCTAGACTTTTTAAAAAATGTTAAAATTGAAGTAAAAAAAATTATTTGGCCGTCTCGCAACGAGGTTGTTGTTTCGGCTATTCTTGTAATGATTATGTTAGTTGTTTCTTCAGTTTTTTTTTTGATGGTTGACCATTTTATAGGATCAATTATGAGTTTTATTCTATATGTGAGGTGA
- the nusG gene encoding transcription termination/antitermination protein NusG, whose product MVSRWFIIQVYSNCEKSAVKSICERLNRTGLRNFLEEIIVPSEKVVVVRKGRKVDSERRFFPGYVLAKAVMNDEVYHAIKSAPKVIGFLGSDNNPSPVSDEEINRIMGQVEASEYGPVSSIMFEIGEQVYVSDGPFASFNGIVKDVDEDKSRLKVEVLIFGRATPVELSYNQVEKIV is encoded by the coding sequence ATGGTGTCTCGTTGGTTTATAATCCAAGTATATTCTAATTGTGAAAAGAGTGCTGTTAAATCTATTTGTGAGAGATTGAATAGGACTGGATTGAGAAATTTTTTGGAAGAAATCATAGTGCCTTCTGAAAAAGTTGTTGTTGTTCGTAAAGGAAGGAAAGTAGATTCTGAACGTAGGTTTTTCCCAGGTTATGTATTAGCAAAAGCTGTTATGAATGATGAAGTATATCATGCTATTAAATCAGCTCCGAAAGTAATAGGTTTTCTTGGATCTGACAATAATCCTTCTCCTGTTTCAGATGAGGAAATAAATCGTATTATGGGTCAAGTTGAAGCATCCGAATATGGGCCTGTTTCTTCTATTATGTTTGAGATCGGTGAACAGGTTTATGTTTCTGATGGTCCATTTGCTTCTTTTAATGGTATTGTTAAGGATGTTGATGAAGACAAGTCTCGCCTTAAAGTAGAAGTTTTAATTTTTGGTAGAGCTACTCCTGTGGAGCTTTCTTATAATCAGGTTGAAAAGATCGTTTAA
- the rplK gene encoding 50S ribosomal protein L11: MAKKIVRRVRLQIDSGSAKPSPPVGPAIGQTGVPIMEFCKAFNAATKDMEKGIPVPTTVICYNDKSFTFTMSQPPVSFFLKSEVGIKSGSKLPGKESCGSISRVKIREIAEKKLCDMGDVNIKGAMRMVEGSAISMGIDVVD, from the coding sequence ATGGCTAAAAAGATTGTTCGTCGTGTCAGATTGCAGATAGATTCTGGTTCTGCAAAACCTTCTCCTCCAGTTGGTCCTGCTATTGGTCAAACTGGTGTTCCTATTATGGAATTTTGTAAGGCTTTTAATGCGGCGACTAAAGATATGGAAAAGGGTATTCCTGTTCCAACTACAGTGATTTGTTATAATGATAAATCATTTACTTTTACTATGAGTCAGCCTCCAGTCAGTTTTTTCCTTAAAAGTGAGGTGGGCATTAAGTCAGGATCTAAGCTTCCTGGTAAGGAATCTTGTGGATCTATATCTCGTGTAAAAATTCGTGAAATTGCTGAAAAGAAATTATGTGATATGGGTGATGTTAATATTAAGGGAGCTATGCGCATGGTAGAGGGTTCTGCTATTTCAATGGGTATAGATGTGGTGGATTAA
- the rplA gene encoding 50S ribosomal protein L1, which produces MVSKISKRMQRISQGIDPYAFYSLRDAISMIKERAIAKFDETVEIAMNLGVDPRHADQMVRGVVSMPNGTGVAVRVAVFATSVKADEARDAGADIVGGEDLFEIVKNGNIDFDRCIATPDMMPFVGRLGRVLGPRGIMPNPKLGTVTMDVADAVHSLKRGAVNFRVEKAGIVHAGISKVSFENKKIEENVLAFVDAVIKAKPSSSKGEYMRRVTLSSTMGRGVRVDLSSLTV; this is translated from the coding sequence ATGGTTTCTAAAATTTCAAAACGTATGCAGCGTATTTCTCAAGGAATTGATCCTTATGCTTTTTACAGTTTAAGAGATGCAATTTCGATGATAAAGGAGCGTGCTATAGCTAAATTCGATGAAACTGTCGAGATTGCGATGAATTTAGGAGTTGATCCTCGTCATGCTGATCAGATGGTTCGTGGTGTTGTTAGTATGCCTAATGGTACAGGTGTTGCTGTTCGAGTGGCTGTTTTTGCTACTTCTGTGAAAGCTGATGAGGCTAGAGATGCGGGTGCTGATATTGTTGGAGGGGAAGACCTTTTTGAAATAGTGAAGAATGGTAATATAGATTTTGATCGCTGTATAGCAACTCCTGATATGATGCCTTTTGTTGGTAGATTAGGTAGGGTTTTAGGGCCTCGTGGTATTATGCCTAATCCTAAGCTTGGTACTGTGACTATGGATGTTGCTGATGCTGTTCATTCTTTGAAAAGAGGCGCCGTTAATTTTCGTGTTGAAAAAGCTGGTATAGTCCATGCTGGTATAAGCAAAGTTTCTTTTGAAAATAAAAAAATAGAAGAGAATGTTTTGGCTTTTGTAGATGCGGTTATTAAGGCCAAGCCTTCTTCCTCTAAAGGTGAATATATGAGGCGAGTTACTTTATCATCTACTATGGGGCGTGGTGTAAGGGTTGACCTTTCCTCATTAACTGTTTAG
- the rplJ gene encoding 50S ribosomal protein L10 produces MKRQEKILEVAELGKIFSSYNSVVVAHYKGINVAQIGSLRKKMKEAGGFAKVVKNRLVKVAIKDTDFQGMSDFFSGQSLIVCSKDPVAAPQISVDFAKENDQFKIIGGILDKGILDNDAIKEIASLPSIDVLRARILGCIQHNSVRLLRTLNAPHARFFHIISACMEENKQD; encoded by the coding sequence TTGAAAAGGCAGGAAAAAATCTTAGAGGTTGCGGAGTTAGGTAAGATTTTTTCTTCTTATAACTCAGTAGTTGTTGCTCATTATAAAGGAATAAATGTTGCGCAAATCGGTAGTCTTAGAAAAAAGATGAAAGAAGCGGGAGGATTTGCTAAGGTTGTAAAGAACCGTCTTGTTAAGGTTGCTATCAAAGACACCGATTTTCAGGGTATGTCTGATTTTTTTTCTGGGCAATCTTTGATAGTTTGTTCCAAAGATCCTGTTGCTGCACCCCAAATTTCTGTTGATTTTGCAAAAGAGAATGATCAATTTAAGATTATTGGTGGCATTTTGGACAAGGGGATATTGGATAATGATGCCATAAAAGAGATAGCCTCTCTTCCGAGCATTGATGTACTTCGTGCTAGGATTTTAGGCTGTATTCAGCATAATTCTGTCAGGTTGCTTAGAACTCTTAATGCGCCTCATGCTCGTTTTTTTCATATTATATCTGCTTGTATGGAAGAAAATAAGCAAGATTAG
- the rplL gene encoding 50S ribosomal protein L7/L12, protein MSNVNLDSIVDQLCSLTLMQSSELSKKLEEKLGISAASFLSAAPAAQSAPADDAVSKAAEQTDFNVVLSGFADNSKIAVIKEVRTITSLGLKEAKALVESCPKTIKEAVSKAEAEEIKEKLVAVGAKIDLE, encoded by the coding sequence ATGTCCAATGTTAATCTTGACTCAATTGTTGATCAATTATGCTCTCTTACACTTATGCAGTCTTCAGAGCTTTCGAAGAAGCTGGAGGAGAAATTAGGTATTTCAGCTGCTTCTTTCTTATCTGCTGCTCCTGCTGCTCAGTCTGCTCCTGCGGATGATGCTGTTTCTAAGGCTGCGGAACAAACTGATTTTAATGTTGTATTGTCTGGATTTGCTGATAATAGCAAAATTGCTGTTATTAAGGAAGTTAGAACAATTACCTCGCTTGGATTAAAAGAGGCTAAAGCGCTTGTAGAATCCTGTCCTAAGACTATAAAAGAAGCTGTTTCTAAGGCTGAAGCAGAAGAAATTAAGGAAAAGCTTGTTGCTGTTGGAGCGAAAATTGATCTGGAATAG